The Polypterus senegalus isolate Bchr_013 chromosome 1, ASM1683550v1, whole genome shotgun sequence genome includes a window with the following:
- the LOC120534350 gene encoding extracellular calcium-sensing receptor-like: protein MFTTCIEIDEQLAAAIDEKAKAAKSNCKVFGDRLAALEHGYRRNNIRIESLPENSSLSTVRAEHVCRLWRRSELPMFSKDGDIIIGGIFAFHDNPIDVNHPFKSLPEETKCKILNFRELQNAQTMIFAIEEINNRTDILPGVTLGFKIYDSCRDVRLAIKSAMALVSGPDGGLINDDSCIKPLTVPAIIGQSSSSPLIGIATSLGPFNLPVVSHGASCACLSDKKLFPTFFRTIPSDYYQSRVLVQLVKHFGWTWVGAIRSDNDYGNYGMSTFEEIAQQEGVCIEYSEAIYKSYPRERYLKVVDIIKKSTSKVIIAFVSFNDLEILLREMFLQNVTGFQWIGTDSWISAKNPSILEYYKIMSGAIGTTVSNAFIPGLKNFLLNVRPSDTPGNTGMTEYWEFLFSCSTTKQNQTTRLPPCTGSENLSGLDNQYTDLSNIGKANNVYKATYAVAYSLHNLLACNTKDLNKTCSKNFKIEPLQLLQYLKTVNYTTSNGENVFFDENGDPAARVKTYDLINWQLSKDGMVEFLTFGAYYAFLSEGQQFVINYDSIVWTGADNKVPKSVCSDSCRPGTRKAAQKGRPICCYDCIPCADGEISNTTDSPNCLICYEEYKSNKQKDQCILKDIEFLSFEEKMGILMVTLSVLGASLTMSVFLIFYMNRDTPIVKANNSELSFLLLFSLTLCFLCSLTFIGEPSYWSCMLRHTIFGITFVLCISCVLGKTIVVLMAFRATLPGNDIMKWFGPIQQRLSVCTFTLVQVLICLLWLLISPPFPNRNLKHFTEIIIIECALGSQTAFSAVLGYIGFLALLCFILAFLARKLPDNFNEAKYITFSMLIFCAVWVTFIPAYISSPGKYTVAVEIFAILASSFGLLFCIFIPKCYIIILKPEQNTKKHIMGKIPLK, encoded by the exons ATGTTCACAACTTGTATTGAAATAGATGAACAACTGGCAGCTGCCATTGATGAAAAAGCAAAGGCTGCAAAATCCAATTGCAAAGTGTTTGGAGACAGATTAGCTGCACTGGAACATGGATATAGAAgaaataatatcagaattgaaaGTCTTCCTGAAAACT CATCTCTGTCCACAGTCAGAGCAGAGCATGTCTGTAGACTTTGGAGAAGAAGTGAATTGCCAATGTTTTCAAAAGATGGGGATATTATTATTGGAGGGATATTTGCTTTCCATGATAACCCCATTGATGTCAATCATCCATTTAAATCATTGCctgaagaaacaaaatgcaaaat ttTGAATTTTAGAGAACTTCAGAATGCTCAAACTATGATTTTTGCAATTGAGGAAATAAATAACAGGACAGATATCCTCCCTGGAGTAACTTTGGGCTTTAAGATTTACGATTCTTGCAGAGATGTCCGATTGGCTATTAAATCTGCAATGGCTTTAGTAAGTGGGCCAGATGGTGGACTTATTAATGATGATTCTTGCATCAAGCCACTTACTGTTCCGGCAATTATTGGACAATCAAGTTCATCGCCATTAATTGGAATTGCGACATCCCTTGGACCTTTTAATCTGCCAGTG GTCAGTCATGGTGCTAGTTGTGCATGCCTCAGCGATAAGAAACTGTTTCCAACTTTCTTTAGAACAATCCCTAGTGATTACTATCAAAGCAGAGTCCTGGTGCAGCTCGTAAAGCACTTCGGTTGGACTTGGGTTGGTGCCATAAGAAGTGACAATGACTATGGAAACTATGGAATGTCTACATTTGAGGAAATTGCACAGCAAGAGGGTGTTTGTATTGAATATTCAGAAGCCATTTACAAAAGTTACCCAAGAGAAAGGTATCTTAAAGTTGTagacattataaaaaaatccACCTCCAAAGTTATTATTGCGTTTGTGTCATTTAATGACTTGGAAATTCTGCTAAGAGAAATGTTTCTGCAAAATGTAACAGGATTTCAATGGATTGGCACAGATTCCTGGATTTCAGCCAAAAATCCAAGTATTCTTGAATATTATAAGATAATGAGTGGAGCAATTGGAACAACAGTAAGCAATGCATTCATACCTGGTCTCAAGAATTTTTTGCTGAATGTCCGTCCATCTGACACCCCCGGCAACACTGGTATGACAGAGTACTGGGAATTTCTGTTTAGTTGTTCTACAACTAAACAGAACCAGACAACACGTTTGCCTCCATGCACAGGATCTGAGAATTTAAGCGGACTGGATAATCAGTATACTGACCTCTCTAATATAGGCAAAGCAAATAATGTATATAAAGCTACATATGCTGTTGCTTATTCACTTCACAATCTACTGGCATGTAACACAAAAGATCTGAATAAGACATGctccaaaaactttaaaattgaaCCACTACAG CTTCTTCAGTACCTGAAGACTGTAAATTATACCACCAGCAATGGAGAAAACGTCTTCTTTGATGAAAATGGAGATCCTGCTGCTAGAGTCAAAACATATGACTTAATTAACTGGCAACTTAGTAAAGATGGCATGGTGGAATTTTTAACATTTGGAGCGTATTATGCATTCTTATCAGAAGGACAACAATTTGTGATCAATTATGATAGCATTGTTTGGACTGGAGCAGACAACAAA GTGCCCAAGTCTGTATGTAGCGACAGTTGTCGCCCTGGCACTCGAAAAGCTGCTCAAAAAGGAAGACCTATATGTTGCTATGACTGCATACCCTGTGCCGATGGAGAAATTAGCAATACCACAG attcaccAAACTGTCTGATATGTTATGAGGAATACAAATCGAATAAACAAAAAGATCAATGCATCCTCAAAGACATTGAATTTTTATCATTTGAAGAGAAAATGGGCATACTGATGGTCACATTGTCAGTTCTAGGAGCTTCTCTCACAATgtctgtttttttgattttctacATGAACAGAGACACACCTATTGTTAAGGCTAATAATTCTGAGCTAAGCTTTCTACTTCTCTTTTCATTAACACTGTGCTTCCTGTGTTCCCTTACATTCATTGGTGAGCCATCCTACTGGTCCTGCATGCTACGACACACTATTTTTggaattacttttgttttgtgcatttcttGTGTTCTTGGGAAAACTATTGTTGTGTTAATGGCTTTTAGAGCCACACTGCCTGGAAATGATATAATGAAATGGTTTGGGCCAATACAACAAAGATTGAGTGTTTGCACTTTTACTCTTGTGCAGGTACTTATATGCCTACTATGGTTATTAATATCACCACCTTTTCCAAACCGAAACCTGAAACACTTCACAGAAATAATAATCATCGAATGTGCACTTGGATCACAAACAGCATTTTCCGCAGTTTTAGGCTATATAGGCTTTCTTGCATTATTATGCTTTATCCTTGCATTTCTAGCTCGTAAACTTCCAGACAATTTCAATGAAGCGAAATACATCACATTTAGCATGTTAATATTCTGTGCAGTTTGGGTTACTTTTATTCCAGCTTACATTAGTTCACCTGGCAAGTATACTGTAGCCgtagaaatatttgcaattttggCATCCAGCTTTGgtttacttttttgcattttcattccaaaatgttatattataattttaaaaccagaacaaaacacaaagaaacataTAATGGGTAAAATACCTTTAAAATGA